The genomic segment TAGTAAACACACTTGCAATGTCGCTGTTAACTCTGGGCATTGGCTTTGTTTTATCCATTGGCTTTGCACTTTTATTAAATGAGCTACGCTTCAAGGCCCTTAAGCGTATCGCCCAAACAGCCTCATATCTCCCGCACTTTTTAAGCTGGATTATAGTCTGCTCTTTGATTTCCAATATATTATCAACATATGATGGAACACTGAATAATTTACTGATGTGGTTAGGCATTATAGATAAGCCTATATTGTGGCTTGGTGAAAAAAATTATTTCTGGTTTATTGTGGCTTTTGCAAATGCATGGAAGGAAACCGGTTGGAATTCAATAATTTTTCTTGCGGCAATGTCAGCAATTGATACTGAACTTTATGAAGCCTGCGAAATCGATGGCGGAAACCGCTTAAGAAAAATGTGGCATATTACTCTTACAGGTATTCGTCCAACTATAATAGTCCTTCTAATTATGAATTTAGGTTGGATATTAAGTTCCGGCTTTGAAGTTCAGTATCTTTTAGGTAGAGGCTTGGTAATGGATGTTTCCGAAACTATAGATATTTTTGTTTTGAAATATGGTATAACAAATGGCAATTATTCATTAGCAACTGCAGCCGGTATTTTTAAATCTGTGATTTCTATTATAATGATTTCAAGCACTATCTTTTTGGCTAAAAAAATGGGTGAGGATAATTTGATTT from the Pseudobacteroides sp. genome contains:
- a CDS encoding ABC transporter permease, with the translated sequence MARKELELEGEPIKSKKSESRLREYKAQKPLFFMVIPCMTLAFIFYYWPLTGWIMAFQNYKPAKGYLGSKFVGFDQFKFLFSDPVFWRDLVNTLAMSLLTLGIGFVLSIGFALLLNELRFKALKRIAQTASYLPHFLSWIIVCSLISNILSTYDGTLNNLLMWLGIIDKPILWLGEKNYFWFIVAFANAWKETGWNSIIFLAAMSAIDTELYEACEIDGGNRLRKMWHITLTGIRPTIIVLLIMNLGWILSSGFEVQYLLGRGLVMDVSETIDIFVLKYGITNGNYSLATAAGIFKSVISIIMISSTIFLAKKMGEDNLI